In the Salvia miltiorrhiza cultivar Shanhuang (shh) chromosome 8, IMPLAD_Smil_shh, whole genome shotgun sequence genome, CTAGATCTTTGGCGCCTCTTGAAAACAACTGAAACCAATCAACGCCACCTATAAATTCTCCACCATGTCCACCGATGTCTTCACGTCCAAGACCTTTCGCATTCCCCATCATGGCAAACGAGGGCTCTTCCTCCAACCCCAACCGTCCCACCGCTGAAGAGAGCCCCCGCCGCCGCAACACATCACGGGGCCGCGGCCGTGCCTCATTGCCTCGACCAACCACAGAACTCGCCCTATTCACCCCGCCGCGGGCCCCATCCCCACCACCCGGCGGGGCGAGTGGGAGCGGCGGCCAAGCTGTGCCCGTGGGAGGCGGTGGGGGAGCGTTGGTGAGAGTTGGCGTTGGCGGTAATCCGTTGGGTAGGAAGAGGGGGCGCGAGGGAGTAGGAGCAGCCGCCGCTGACGAGGGTGGTCGGAACTACAACTGTAGTGTTTGTAACAAAGCGTTTAGTTCGGCGAGGGCGGTGTTTGGGCACATGCGGAAGCACCCCGACAGAGGATGGACGGGTGCGCATCCGCCGCCTGCGTTTAGGGCGGAGGAGGAGTTTGCTGATCTCCCTGTGGCCGAGGCCATCGATGCACAACCACCGGAccaggaggaggaggaggaagaggccaaCTATCGTGTGCCGGACTTGAAcaatccgccgccgccggattCAAACTGAGCAAATACACATACTACTGAACAATATGGAGTAAtattatacacacacacatgctGCTTTAAattgctatttttctttttttataccATACATTGTTTTCTTTTCATTTCTACACTGAAGGATACGACTATTTTGTCAAAATGTAATGCAATATGTATCgagtgtattttattttaatataatataatgctTAATCTCTTTACATTCCTTATGTTGGATTAATGATTAATGTTTGAAGGACGTACATCCCTTTATGTTGGATTAACGATTAATGTTTGAAAGATGTGCATCCCTTATGTTGGATTAACGATTAGTATATACTAATAAatataatcatatattatgatttATGTCATTATagtttatgttttatattttaattaatactagtagtaattattaaaatttaaataatactaaCATATATACAACCCCTCATCCACAAAAATTACTTactatatgtttttatttttttaatttaataatttagaattaattacaatataaagaatttattttaaaataaaaataattatgtaaagatgaaactaacaaaatatataaatttcatatcattcttattttataaaattatccaataattaatttaaaaactcTATTAAATTACACATTTTTATTTGCCATTACACGTCAATTCTACTAATTACGGTAAAGATGAAGTCATTTTTGTTAGAATTACAAGATTTATTCGTAAAATATAGGGGTTAAATGCatatgtaatatcatgaacttaagtCGAGTTCCAAATTCAGCACAACTTTTAAATGTTCCAATTAATATGACCAACTTTGCCCCGTGTCCAATTTTAACACCGATTTGTTTTCGGGCAAAAATCTTGTGACAATGTCGTGAACcacgtggcaatgacgtgtctTCCAATTGACAAGTCATAATTTGTAGCTTTACTTCGTGTTCAATTTAAATGTGTAATTTTACTCCATTTCAATTTTAGCAccgaatagagagagagagatgagcatGGTCGGATAAAGTGGGTTTTTCTGGGAAGGGAAGAAaatcgaagaagaagaagaagaagatttatTGCTATACAAATCGAACTTGAGTATTTGCTATCGGTGGGAGTCGAGTCCAGGGGGCAGCAGGAGCTGTTGTTGCCCAGCCGAGAGCAAGAGAGGCGGCGGTGGTTCAGAGCTGTTGCTAGTCCGACGAGAGAGAGCGTCGGTGAGGGCGGCGGCCTGTGGTTGGGTGGCTGCGGTTTAGGTGATTGACgttggggatctagggtttaaGGGAAAAGGGCAGCGACAGTCGATGTCGTCGCCGGAGGTCGCGAAGGGCAGAGACATAGCTTGAGCTGTGTCGTCGCCGGAGGTCGTGAAGGGGGAGTCGGCGACGCAAGCTGTGTGTCGTGCTTGGAGGAGGAGAGGCGCTCGCCGGCAGAAAGAGAAAGGGGTGTTGGAGGAGGAGAGGAGCTCGTCGGCCGAAAGAGGAAGGGGTGTTGAAGGAGAGGAGCAGAATCCAGCTAGCAAAACGCGCCGGCAAGCCACGTCATTGACACGTAGGATTCAATTTGGGGGGAAAAAAACGACATTAAAATTATACACGGGGCAAAATTTGTCATATTAATTGGAACTTTTAAAAATCGTGTTAAATTTGGAATTTGATTTAAGTTTATGATATTACTTTCATTTAAccctaaaatatactccctccgtcccatgaagcatgactcatttttttttcggcacggaaattaagaaattggtattttgtgtgttaagtgtggtaggtgaaaaaatgaaaatgtgaataaagagtaaattttttaccatttttagaaacaggtcaagcttcgtgggacaaactaaaaatgaaattgggtcatgcttcgtggggacggagggagtatactaTAATCATCTGAACACGTGGCGGAACATGGCAAAGTCGTGCCGCGAGAATTGTGTCATATTTCAGTTATTgcagtttagagagagagagagagagagagagcgggaCTCCATTCACTCACAAAACTCATTCTTCATTTGGTTTCGGAATCAAAGTAATTAGATTTGGgaaaaaatataagaataatgATGGAGAAGGCTGATCCGGTGGTGCAGAAGGTGTATAATAGAATGCGGCTGTGGGAATTCCCAGAGCAATATCTGGTGGAGCCCAGCGATGGCTCCTCCGCTCCCTTTCTCGCCATCAGCCGCTACAATGGCTCTTTCTCTATCATCGGTATAATCTaattcatctcatctcatctctctctttcatatCCTTAATTAATTGGTGTGCCCAGACGAGCTACCGCAGTTGAGTTCTCATCGCGCTCCAAAAATCTGGACCATCTTCGGAGTGGTTGGGACTCTGAAGCTCTTTGCAGGCATGTTTACACCACCACTTGCTACTCTAATCACATCAATTGATTAGGTAAATCAATTGTTAAATTTGGGGGTTTTTAGGGAGTTATTTGCTAGTGATAACGGAACGCGAAAGCGCGGGAACTTATGTGGATAAACCCATCTTCAGAATCTCCTCCATGAAGATTTTTCCTTGCGATCTCTCTCTCAAGCATGCCCCTGAAGAACACGTATAATGATCtagctttctctttcttttttcaataCAAAATATCACAAATAAAAGAGTGTGGCTTCTTTTGTGCAGAATAGGATGGAGAGAGAATTCTCCCAGTTGCTATACATTGCAGAGACCACTCCCGGTCTTTATTTCTCCTACGAAGTCAATTTAACATTGAGGTAATAAAAACTTGTTTCTTCAACACTTCTTGTGCATGGCAGTTTCAAATCTCCTTCAATAAAGGAAGGCAAAGTAGTTTTGTAGTCGGTGTAACAACAAGAGAAAATAATGGATGTAATGTAGGCAAATGTTCTTAACAATCTATCATTTCCAGCCTTCAAAGACTGCATGATTTGAGTGAGGAATCAAAATTGCTTCCTCTATGGAGACAAGTAAGTAGTTTTCTTGACATCCATTTTTTTGAGCATTAAATCACAATGTGGTAAAAGAAGGCTGTGTTGTTTCATTGTATTTGTTGCACAGGCCGATCCTCGATTTCTCTGGAATAGCTACATGTCTGAATTGCTAATAGATAACAAGGTGAGTTTTCGGGCTGAGCCACTCTTTCCACAACAATGACAGATTTGTAGTGCCTGATTTTCTGTGGTAGTTGTGCAGCTTGATCCATACTTGCTTCCTGTTATGCAAGGGAATATCCTTTTAATTTTACACGGTGCTCTTGAAAATTTGATGATGAATATAGTCCCAACTTTTGTAGCATATCTAGTTAAGCCTTAACTAGTGATCAGGTTTCAAGAGCTTTCAGTATGCACTCGGAGAAAACATTCTTGATGTCACACTGATTGCACGCAGATGCAACAGAAGAACCGGTAGGCCCTGCTCATCAATGGAACAAGTTCATGATACAGATTCATTTCAATATAATTTAGTGCGCATATGTGTTATTTTCTGCATTAAGAAACTACAATGTGTTGCAGTTATTTGAAAATGGATTAATGAACTAATATATGAGTGACTTGATACTATGAAAATACAGAGAATTTGATAAGTAACTTTTGTTCTATCTTGCTATTCCAGTGGGTTCTCATTTTGAATATTTCTGAAGGCACTCGGATGTGGACGAGAGGAGCTGATTCTGATGGTTTTGTTGCGAATTTCATAGAAACCGAACAAATCATACAATTGAATGGGCACATTGCATCATTTATCCAGGTAAGTAATGGTGTTTAAACATTCATTCTTAGCATCTCTAGCCTGCAAGTACTTAACACGAATCATGTTACCAGAATAAGTTATAAGCATGCGCCTGGAAATGTTTTAGATTGCATTTGAGAAGAGAAAAATGCTTATTTTGGAGAATTCTATCATCCATTTGAAATGAAGAATGTCAAATTAATGcacaaagaaaaattaaaaaaatatctttGACTTGTTAATTTGTTGTTATAGGTTCGAGGGTCAATTCCTTTACTCTGGGATCAAATTGTTGATTTGACGTACAAACCTAAGTTCTTCATCATGGATATCGAAGTGAGTCGTTTTTTGATCTTTTCAAAGAACCTCAATTCCAACATATAGTTTACtatcatttttatttgttttattattattttattttggctGATTAATTACATAACATCTTTACAGCCTCATGTGGTAGAAAAACACTTCCAGGACCTGAATAAGAAATATGGAAATGTTTTAGCTGTTAATCTTGTCAACAAAGTAAGTATAGTATATCCATCAATTTATACTATGAAAATCTCATTTCTATTTGCATTTAAGGGGGAAAAAAGTTAGATTACCAGAGATCCAGTTAAGTGATGTAAGAGTAAGTACATTTTTTCCTTTAATTGTAAAATCTTTAATCACAATATTTCAATGATATTGTTCatgtcaattttatttaatagcACGGAGATGAGGGACGTCTATGTGAACAATTTGGCTTCGCAATGCAACATATTGCTAGTGAGAAAGTGAGGTATGTGGTTTGAATTATGCTGCATGTCTTTAGTAGATGCATTTGCTCTAAAAATCTCATAATTTTCCGAAATAGTGTAAAAAGAAGTGCTTCAAATCATTGCTATTTGACTCGGACCcttgtctattttttttttttttttttagttttttttaggaGCCcttgtctaattaattaattaatgtgttttatatattttcaaatattgaTTTTGCTGTAAATTCAGTAGGACTCAATTTTACTTGTACAGTATTTTGCACAGATATAGGCACTTCGACTTTCATAAAATCTGCGGAGAATTGTACATTGAGTGGCTTTCCATTCTTTATTATCAAATCGAGATATTTCTATACAAGAACAGGTGACATTTCTAGCTCATAATATAAAGCTTTCTCCACTTTTTTGTGTTACGAAATATTGAGTTTTTCTAAATGGGTTTCTTGAAATGTTGCAATTATTTGGATAGATTTTTGTCAATTGTGTTGGATTCTAtaggtattttttattaaatgataaGGGGGAGAAAGTTGAGAAGCAAATTGGAGTTGTAAGGACAAATTGCATTGACTGTTTGGACCGTACTAATGTCACtcaggtattttttttataaaagaaatacTATTTTTAGGTACTTAGTATATCGActctatatatatctatatcttGAGTAATATCATTAAGTTCTTTTTTCCTCATTTTGTGCAGAGCATGATTGCTCGTAAAACGTTGGAATCTCAACTTCGAAGGCTTGGTGTTTTTCATATTGATGAAACCATAAGAATGCATCCACAGTTGGATGAATGCTTCAAGAATTGtgagtatataaatatatgctTTTATACATACACACATATATTAGTCAATGATATTACTGCTTAATCTCGTCGTTACTCTTTTGTTTAGTGTGGGCTAATCATGGTGATGACATTAGTATTCAGTACACTGGTACTCCTGCTCTCAAAGGCGATTTTGTCAGGTAAAAATTTAATCAAATCATTCCTTACTATTTAAATCATCTAGAACTTAACCCAAATTCATTAAACATCACCAGATTTGGCAAGAGAACGTTTTGTGGCATTGTGAAAGATGGTTGGATTTCTCTTGTGCGTTACTACTTGAACAACTTCTGCGACGGTACCAAGCAGGTTTGTTCCTTGGTTGCACTCctcataataattaaataaatgtaaatttaGAATATAATTTAGTGGTGGGTTTGGTGAAGGATGCAATTGATCTATTGCACGGCCATTTTAGTGCATCTGGTTGGCTGGTGGTGACTCCTGCCATGAGGAATGGTAGCGTTGAGGCCATGGCTGTGAGTCTCTAACTAACATAAATCAACCATTTTTGCAAATTTCATCTcatattttgtttcatttttggCAGTCGTTTCCAATGGCTTTTTCGGCGATCCTGAGTGGGATTTTTTACGCAATGCTTTCACTAATACGAGGTTAGCTCACGGATACTCTCTCCATCTTCGATTAAGTGTGTCCTATTTCAAGATTATGCGAAACTACCAAATTCGCCCcttgttttgtttttcaatACTAGTACTAAAATTTGCCAACTTTTCATTCCCCAAAATAATTTGGGGGAGTATATGTGAATGAAATGAGTGATGATGTTTTGTTTTGCAGTTGTAGATGAGCATGACCCTTGGAACATAATTATTTCGATGATGTGGGGAGGCATGAGTTACCTTGTAGCCATGCTTGTCAAGGCCAATGCTCCCTTCTTCTGCGACCGTCCCCGCCTCAACCGACCTCGGCTTTgactaacttttttttttttttttttctcttaatAATCATGTAATTGCAATATTTCTTCATTTCCTCAATCTCAATTTTGGTCTAtagttttacaaataaaattcaaTCTTACAAAATCTAACAAAGAAATCCAAAACACTATATATGATACACTGAAAATGGTACAAAGATGTGAAACAAGCATCCCAGAAATGGTGGTCATCTTCCAGGTCCCCCACCGGCGGCGTTGCGATGAGACCTGGGCGGGCGGTGCGACGCACTCATGGCTGCAATCTGTTCCAAGACCACGACGACCTCCTCCATGGAAGGGCGCTTCCTGGGCTCGGGTTCCAAGCATCTAAGCGTGAGCTTGGCGGCCTCAAAGGAGGCCTTGGACGAGTACTGCCCTTCCATCCGACTATCCATGATTGTTTTGAGCCTGCGGCGATGGGAGAGATCGGGTTTCAACCAATCGACCAGGTTATGCTGCCCGGTGGGCCGCCTGGTGTCGTGCGCTCTCAGCCCGGTCATCATCTCCAGCAGCACCACCCCAAAGCCGTACACATCACTCTTCACATACAGATGCCCTGTTTGGTATACACATATATCACATTGTGATGTGATGATAAATAAGTGGTGAGATGAAATGCAGCGCCACTCACCCGTCGCAATGTACTCGGGCGCAGCGTAGCCGTGGGTGCCCATGATTCGAGTCGTTACATGAGTATTCCCTGCAGCAGGCCCCAGTTTTGCTAGCCCGAAATCAGATATTTTCGCGCTGTAACTCTAGAAACGCCAGCACAGGTCATCATGCAACCAAAATTACCACAAGAAATGGAgttaaagaagaagaaactcACCCCATCCAGCAGAATGTTGGAGGCCTTGAAGTCTCTGTAGATGACTTGCTTCTCAGAAGAGTGCAGAAAGGCGAGGCCTCGTGCTGCTCCGATGGCTATTTTGAGGCGTATGTCCCACGATAAAGGCTCGGTTGCAGCGTTTCCTGCATTTCCGATTTGAATATCAGAGTTGTGGGATTTAGAGTTTGTTAAGATAGAAAGCAGATTCTTACTTCTGAAGAGATGGTTTTCGAGGCTCCCCCTTGGCATGAACTCGTAAACAAGCAACAGCTCTTGATCATCCAAACAGTATCCCAAGAGCTTGACCAAGTTGGGATGTGAAAGCCTGCCTAGAAAGTCGACTTCTGCCTGCCATTCATCAAAGCCTTGGGTGCTTTCCTGGTTGAGCTTCTTGATGGCAACCAGCATCCCCGTGCCGTGTCGCGTTGGGAGGAGTGTTATCTCATCCACCCATCCCTTGTAAACTGTCCCAAAACCTCCCACACCCAACACCATGTCACTCTTGAAACCCCTCGTCGCACTCTTCAAATCACCAAAATTATACACTTTTACATTTGGAGTCGCCAATATTTCTCCCCCAACAACACCTTCATCACTCGCACCATTTGAAATCTGGCTAAGccctctgctgctgctgtccgTCGCAGAGCTCGTTCCGCCATTGCTGTGATTAGGCCAAGTCGCTACAAACACACAAATTATTCAAAGTCAACACACAAACACCAATTCATTCACACAAATCGAATCACACAGGAAAACGGAATCCCACATCAACACTTGGCCAGAAACAGCTAAAAAACAAGAATCTAATTTAGGGAAGCAACAAAAGTAACAAAGTTTCCATTTCCCCCCTCTTTTACCCAAAATTGAAAACTCCCAACAAAATTCTCAACGGCCCAGAACTAGTAACGAGCATATTTAAACCTTGAGTGGATTGTCCACTGGAATTATTAATAGCAGGAATAGGGCTGGGATCCGCAGCTAGCTGAGATCGAAAGCAATTTCCCATTTGAGAAATTCACTTCCACGCCCACAACACTTCAATTACTAAGTAATTCTTTAGCAAATAAGGAAATTAAGACTAATATTGGTTGCAAGAATGATAGATTTTGAATAAAGAGGACCAAAAAGATTAgatttttatgtatatatagagagagcGCAACTATAAGATGGGTGTGGATGGGAATTAGTGTTGGACTTTTGAAATTAGTCTAAATAATTAGGAAATGTCGATGTTGTTTCTATGATTCACTGATTAATGCAGGAATGGTGAATTTCTtcctgattttatttattttatatatatatatattttatacgcGGCATtactatcttttcttttttaggaaCTTTTCAAAAATGACTGTATTTGTGCTGCCGACCGAACTTCCGTTGGCTTCGCGCCAACCTATGGAGTTTTCTTTACAAGTTAGTATAAACTctgtaatatatagtaattatttttttttgaaccaACTATGTAATATAACTAAATGAACTACGTcacgtgatttttttttaaactctaTATACACATGttagtagggatggcaatggatcttggacccggttcAGATCcaagatccgtggatccagatccgtttttatggatccgaatttcaattttttggacccgacggatctggatctggatctcaattttgaaaacggatctggatctggatcttaaaattttagatccggatccggcccagatccgacccgtggatccgttttattttatatatatatttttatattttatatttagtttactaataatattaactaaattaaaaataaataaattatattaaaaagaataaaaactaaaagtaattagataaaagtattttgtgttatatttttcatgatggaaatttgatgttgttgattttgtgaaatttttttaatttaatttaaaaatagtagatccatggatctggacccgtagacccgcggatctgacggatctggatctggatccaaaattttcagatccatggatctgaatctggatctgaatctagtatatgaaaacggatctggtattggccagacccgatCCAGAttcggcccgttgccatccctaatcgTTAGGTAATAATCTTTTTTACTGCATTTTTTCCCTTTTCCATCGATTTTTCTTTAATATAATACTTTTTATATGTGTGTTGTTATAGTGATCgagtatttaatatttaaatcatCATACAAAGTTTAAAAATTTAAGACTCCCCAAGATAAAAGAATTATGTGCGTTGACTGTTTCAATTTCCCTTTTATTCTATAAGATAAAACCTTCTGGAATATGTCAAAGACAGTAGTGGCCTGGCTGTCATCATTTAATTTTTCTGCCGCTTATTTATGTACAATTGGTTCTACCATAATATATTGGCTGGTAATAATTTCTAATTAATCATTTAATTCAGTTAGTTCGAACTCACGTTTTGTCTTCGAATTTCATATGCAGTTGtgagataatttttttcttcagaCCAGTCCGATTTACTTGgaccgttttttttttattatcaattttattaatttttattttttaatcttttctaTTCACGCCTTTCTCAGCCTCATTCAAAAGTATCATgcattaaaaatgtcatttgtaaTGTACTCTTTCCGTTCCACTATaatgagactctttctattttgagtggCCCAGTGTGCCCTTATTTctattttgagatgtcccacaAAAATGTGCATTTGCCATTTTTGGatactaccccaccactaactccttattttataataaagtgAATCATTTTTtcaactctcaatacactcatctaacattttattaaaactcgtgtcatcaaAAGtaatgcacactcttatgagACAGAGGAAGTATCATTTACGAAGTATCATACTCTATTATTAAAAGTATCATCTTGCAtgcattaaaagtgtcatttgtattgtatcatttatttttataaaaaatatcatttgcatgtattaaaaatatcatttgtaatgttcatacaaaatatcatttgattttacaaaaaatatcaaTTAAGAAATATCATTTGCATATATAAAAGTATGATTTTCTGTTATTAAAAATGACATTTGTAAtttatgatgcacggattcttcaaaaattagcatgtacggcgaatcggattcttttagggtgcgattctctcggattctcttcggattcgcacccgattcgccatgTGACGtatgttttaaaataatttataaaaataaaccgaaTTCGgaaattccataggcgaaattcacttATCTCGTacacgaaaggcctacacatggttattttgataattttattttcagttatgacttatatattggactaataatatttgaatcgttatattgttgctcaattaacttatttaattgaaaatgcttaacttttgggtaaaataaaatgtaaattacatataattaatttaataaaatttaaattgtagtatatattttataagcattatatatcataaaattttaataattagatttatcattgccgaatcgcaccctataatttttaaaaacccgTATCCCCATACTCGTATCGTACCGGCCCCGCATCCGCAcctccgtacctatgcaacatagttTATAATGTATCATTTTTCGGCTCATTCGAAAGTATCATTAGTATGCATTAAACGtacaaatttcttttattaaaagtgtcatttataatatatcatttatttttatacaaagtatcatttgattttataaaaaaaatatcatttactaGTATTGTTTGTATACATTAAAGTATCATTCTCTATTATTAAGAgtgttatttgtaatgtatcaaTTTGTGAAGTATAATTTTTCGGCCCATTCAAAAGTTTTAATTGCTTGCATTAAATGTATCATTTCTTGTTATTAAAAGTACATTTGTAtatatcatttgtttttataaaaaataatcatttacGAAGTATCATTTGCACACATTCAAAGTATCATTTTCTgttattaaaagtatcatttgcgtgtattaaaagtgtcatttataatatacCATTTATTTCATagaaaatattatttgattttataaaaagtatcattacaaaatatcatttgtatacattaaaaatattatgttgTGTTGAGTCGTCAAATGATTCTTCATCCCGAGCTTTCATAGCTTGTAGTTTTCTACAGTGCACAAAAAAAAGAGAACATGTAAAATGATCTATTATATGTATGCACTAAAGGATGAATTCAAATATCATTTGAAGAGATTTTGAATTTGCAGTTCAAGCATACCTGATAATCAGATATAGAGAACCTCAGCTTTAATACCAATAGCGTACTATGTATGGAGGGGGAGTGAAATACATTCGTTGCAAACTTTTTCATTGCTTAACAAAGTATTTGTTCTAAAATAGGTTTCGCTAATTATGAATCAGCTAGATTGATTCAGTTCAATTGACCAAGGTGTAAGCTGATCAACAATTCAGATAAGCCTGTTAAACTTAGTGCTACTTAGTAATTCTACTGACTGCTTGTAAGCTGATCACTTGGACCAATAACTAATGTGTGCGGAATGTAGCAGTTAAATTACTCATTTAGTCAAAATCTTTTAAGTTAACTTTTCGACTTAGTCCGTTTTCAGTAAAGT is a window encoding:
- the LOC131001598 gene encoding probable serine/threonine-protein kinase PIX13 isoform X1, which codes for MGNCFRSQLAADPSPIPAINNSSGQSTQATWPNHSNGGTSSATDSSSRGLSQISNGASDEGVVGGEILATPNVKVYNFGDLKSATRGFKSDMVLGVGGFGTVYKGWVDEITLLPTRHGTGMLVAIKKLNQESTQGFDEWQAEVDFLGRLSHPNLVKLLGYCLDDQELLLVYEFMPRGSLENHLFRRNAATEPLSWDIRLKIAIGAARGLAFLHSSEKQVIYRDFKASNILLDGSYSAKISDFGLAKLGPAAGNTHVTTRIMGTHGYAAPEYIATGEWRCISSHHLFIITSQCDICVYQTGHLYVKSDVYGFGVVLLEMMTGLRAHDTRRPTGQHNLVDWLKPDLSHRRRLKTIMDSRMEGQYSSKASFEAAKLTLRCLEPEPRKRPSMEEVVVVLEQIAAMSASHRPPRSHRNAAGGGPGR
- the LOC131001598 gene encoding probable serine/threonine-protein kinase PIX13 isoform X2: MGNCFRSQLAADPSPIPAINNSSGQSTQATWPNHSNGGTSSATDSSSRGLSQISNGASDEGVVGGEILATPNVKVYNFGDLKSATRGFKSDMVLGVGGFGTVYKGWVDEITLLPTRHGTGMLVAIKKLNQESTQGFDEWQAEVDFLGRLSHPNLVKLLGYCLDDQELLLVYEFMPRGSLENHLFRRNAATEPLSWDIRLKIAIGAARGLAFLHSSEKQVIYRDFKASNILLDGSYSAKISDFGLAKLGPAAGNTHVTTRIMGTHGYAAPEYIATGHLYVKSDVYGFGVVLLEMMTGLRAHDTRRPTGQHNLVDWLKPDLSHRRRLKTIMDSRMEGQYSSKASFEAAKLTLRCLEPEPRKRPSMEEVVVVLEQIAAMSASHRPPRSHRNAAGGGPGR